GATAAAATATGATCCAACTCGTCAATCCGATTCGTATTCGATCGGCCATaaatagatttaggtttaggCTAAATGAGTTCGAATCATAAACGAGTcgatccgtttaacccatttaataagtggatcaaatttggattttaaatatctgatttatttaatccatttaatatttagattggatTAAATCAGATAATTTATTTAACCCGTTGAACCCATTTAAGactcgtttaacctgtttaaaacttGTTTAACATGTTTCTTATCCATTTAACTtgatctatttaacctgtttaatttgtttaacctaatttgatctatttaataaacagattaaagAAATCGAAttggattatctgtttaataaataggtcggatacagatttaaatttttgacttgtttaataaatagatcgaattTGAATTGATCATTTTTTGTCCGATCTGTTTACGAATGATCCGATCCATTTGCTATCCTTATCCGAGAGATCTGATCCGTTTGCAGCCCTTAACCGTATTTACTAAGATCCGCTGGCAAAGATAACCTTGCATTTAGTCgcctttttgttctttctttctttctcgctTGTGTCTCCAGAATGTTCCCATTTAAAATAATGAAGACAACACAAAATCATATATGGTAATGGCAACAAAGCCCTTCCTTTTGATCTTGCTGACTCTCAGCTATCAGAAATCCACCTTCTAGGCCCACTGTTTTGTTATTTGTAGCTAGCATTTATTCCCTTGGACCTTCTTGCCAACTTAAAACTCTCTCAGTACTCTTCATGCCACGGCCCCCTTGGACTTTCTACCATGCCCATTGTTCACCCCTATCTCTCCTCTCCATGCTTCAAACACGAAGAGATATTGGAAGACGACATAGAAGAAGTCGTCGACGACAACGAGCTGTGCAAGCCTAATGATCCCGAGAAGAAAGAGTGGTTCCAAGACCTCCTGGATAACCTACTGGACTTTCTCCCGCTATCGAATGCCGGCGCCGACGAGGAAGAATCGACCAATATCGATGCCTTTCCCGATTGGAAGGTGCCCAAGAAGAGGAGAACTGGGCAGGTCGGCCGTCGAGCATGGTCTCTCGACCCACCGGAACGCCTTCTGTATGACCACCTCTCGAGGCATGGTGGTGATTTCAGCATGCTGAAGAAGTGCACGCACTGCATCACAATGGACACTCCACAATGGAGGAACGGGCCTGCCGGGCCCGGGACCCTCTGCAATGCTTGTGGAATCCGGTACAAGTCTGGGCGGCTCCTGCCGGAGTACCGACCGGCGTCGAGTCCGGCATTTGGTAGTTCTGGGTATGCAAACTGTCACAAGAAGGTCCTCAAGATAAGGAAGTACAAGAAATCGAGAGGGGACAGTGATCAAGATGTCCTTTGCTGAAAGTAATGCAATGCTAGTGGTGTCATAGAATACTTCCTCAAAAATTTATAGTCATAATCTCTCTGTGTGCTTCCTATTGACATCTTCATTAATTATAGGTTTGTCAAGAAAGATATTTATATTAGGTTTAGGTATTTTTGGTGTCAACTATGGATAGATGGTGTGATCTTGTGCAGAATCACCCAATGATTATGGCTATGGCTTGTGGATGCAATTGTTCGATGCAACTCTTTTGTTTTTTTAAGGCAATCAGTTTTATGCGTGAGCTAATAACCCTTTTTGAGGAATATCTATAATGATTCTTGGTGTTTATATTGAAGAGgtagcataactttcaaaatttctATTTTGATACTTGAAATGGTGGTGATAAAAAGGAGCATGGATCTCCTGTGGTGTGTGATTTGCATTGCAAAATATCATGCAGCACTCTATGACCGCTATCAAGAGATAAACAACCATCAAGTAAGACGGTCTTATATGTCATATGTCATATGCCTTGTATGATGGCCATCTATTTTCTCGTGTGTTACGCTTCAAATCCGAGACATAACATAGCCATTCTATCAAGAGATGGAATTCACGATAATATGAAGTCTATTAATCATTATAATCAactaaaatttatcctacataaaattgaataaaagattcaattctatcattCATAAGTAAATAAACTAAgtttggttcagagcatctaaatcaaaaatcaaataccAAAATCTACATCTCcaaattcataaataattaactataatCTATAATCATCTAATAAACTAAAttagctacaaaattttcaatgcAGACTCCAAGCTTGGAGCATCTTTTGttcctaaccttattcctctataaaataaaaaagaataaagagGTATGAGCCACACCTGTTCAATAGTAAAATCTACACTTTTTTACTGGATCAAGTAtcaatttttcaatgataatatatcattaaaaaaatagatattataaaaataaagtatCTCATAGagcagtataataaaataaatcataaagtcAATTACACATGCACAAAGCATGAATATTTCGTAAACATGATTCATAAGTTATTCTCATCACATGCTCATATCATATTTTAAAGTGTTGCTCACAATATTCATATTATGGTTATTTTAGTCTTATGATAGGATCCGTATTCTTGATTGATAAAGTTCTTGTTTCGCATGCCAACTTATATCCACTGGAGGGCCTATGTTCATATAGATGCTAGTTCTgaatgttgatttttttttttttcaattctagggATCAtatatagctatctgagagcttttaaaatctttatatctttttttttaaatatacatatatatacatagataataataaaagatataatAAGATTTatgcatgctattttcataaaat
Above is a genomic segment from Elaeis guineensis isolate ETL-2024a chromosome 1, EG11, whole genome shotgun sequence containing:
- the LOC140855597 gene encoding GATA transcription factor 3-like, whose amino-acid sequence is MPIVHPYLSSPCFKHEEILEDDIEEVVDDNELCKPNDPEKKEWFQDLLDNLLDFLPLSNAGADEEESTNIDAFPDWKVPKKRRTGQVGRRAWSLDPPERLLYDHLSRHGGDFSMLKKCTHCITMDTPQWRNGPAGPGTLCNACGIRYKSGRLLPEYRPASSPAFGSSGYANCHKKVLKIRKYKKSRGDSDQDVLC